The following are encoded together in the Herpetosiphonaceae bacterium genome:
- a CDS encoding S8 family serine peptidase encodes MRQVLRFAAVLGLVLASVFSTTFSVGPAQAAGTMQTYIVLYKAEAVPTDAAAIIARAGGELVHSYGEIGVVIARSDNAAFRSHLLADSRIENAAATTGFGMRLQEDTVEGGPAGDLPNVPAADGDNLSGLQWDMRQIKTPEAHAITGGSRAVLAGDLDTGLDYRHPDLAPNIDFSKSVSCESGAPNQDPNAWDDRQGHGTHTAGTIAAAANGVGIVGVAPNVRIAAVKTSNDEGYFFPHMVVCAFMWVGQQGFDVVNNSYFADPYLYNCRNEATQRAIWKAEQRAIRFAQSRGVTIFASAGNDNHDMAHPTVDETSPSDGTPLSREITNACLRIPTELPGVITVTAVGNLGQKAYYSDYGVGVIQVTAPGGDRRFQVTPEAPNGRILSTYPASRYNPASPLMLRDCSVSPCGTYAYLQGTSMAVPHATGLGALVVSRFGDAQNAQNGTLRPGQVAGIINQTADPIACPQNPFDPGGTGAFLAECQGGEGYNGFYGHGQINALRAVLHDMGQ; translated from the coding sequence ATGCGTCAGGTCTTGAGGTTCGCAGCAGTACTCGGCCTCGTTCTTGCCAGCGTTTTTTCGACCACCTTCAGCGTCGGACCGGCTCAGGCTGCCGGGACGATGCAAACCTATATCGTGCTGTACAAGGCGGAGGCAGTTCCCACCGATGCGGCGGCGATCATCGCTAGGGCGGGCGGCGAGCTGGTTCATAGCTACGGCGAGATCGGCGTGGTCATTGCCCGATCCGACAACGCCGCGTTCCGCAGCCATCTGCTGGCTGACAGCCGCATCGAGAATGCGGCGGCGACAACCGGCTTTGGCATGCGCCTGCAGGAGGATACTGTCGAGGGTGGTCCGGCAGGCGATCTGCCCAACGTGCCCGCCGCCGACGGCGATAATCTCTCCGGCTTGCAGTGGGATATGCGCCAGATCAAGACACCTGAGGCTCATGCTATTACCGGCGGCAGCCGCGCGGTGCTGGCCGGCGATCTGGATACCGGCCTCGACTATCGCCACCCCGATCTCGCGCCCAACATTGATTTCTCCAAGAGCGTATCCTGCGAGAGCGGCGCTCCCAACCAGGACCCCAATGCATGGGACGATCGCCAGGGACACGGCACGCACACCGCCGGTACGATCGCTGCGGCAGCCAACGGCGTCGGGATTGTGGGCGTTGCGCCAAACGTGCGCATCGCCGCCGTCAAGACCAGCAACGACGAGGGCTACTTCTTCCCGCACATGGTTGTCTGCGCGTTTATGTGGGTCGGGCAGCAGGGCTTTGACGTGGTGAACAACAGCTACTTCGCCGATCCGTATCTCTACAACTGCCGCAACGAGGCCACGCAGCGCGCGATCTGGAAGGCCGAGCAGCGCGCGATCCGCTTCGCTCAGTCGCGCGGCGTGACGATCTTCGCCTCCGCAGGCAACGATAACCACGACATGGCGCATCCCACGGTCGATGAAACCAGCCCGTCGGATGGCACGCCGCTCTCGCGCGAGATCACGAATGCCTGTCTGCGCATTCCGACCGAGCTGCCCGGCGTGATCACGGTGACGGCGGTGGGTAATCTCGGCCAGAAGGCGTACTACTCCGATTATGGCGTGGGTGTGATCCAGGTGACGGCTCCAGGCGGCGACCGCCGCTTCCAGGTAACGCCGGAAGCGCCGAACGGTCGCATACTTTCGACCTATCCGGCCAGCCGCTACAACCCGGCATCGCCGCTGATGCTGCGCGATTGCTCGGTCAGCCCGTGCGGCACCTATGCGTATCTCCAGGGTACGTCGATGGCCGTGCCGCACGCCACGGGTCTGGGAGCGCTCGTCGTCAGCCGCTTTGGCGATGCGCAGAATGCGCAGAATGGCACGCTGCGGCCCGGTCAGGTTGCGGGGATCATCAACCAGACCGCCGATCCGATCGCCTGTCCGCAGAACCCGTTCGATCCCGGTGGCACGGGCGCGTTCCTGGCCGAGTGCCAGGGCGGCGAGGGCTACAACGGCTTCTATGGTCATGGGCAGATCAACGCGCTCCGCGCCGTGCTCCACGACATGGGGCAATAA
- a CDS encoding glycerol-3-phosphate acyltransferase yields the protein MLSPTLLLLLIVSFLIGAVPFAVVVARGIRGVNIQRSGSGNAGAMNTFRSVGPVAGVLVALLDGAKAALAMYLGLRVLGPEAAALCGAATVAGHCFSPFLIFASRRERGSGWKLWLRRSGGKGLASGMAVLLLIDWRLALIIIAIFFVALLLLRKDETWPSMIAVASTTPLVWWWTRAEALTVAVLLVSIVVIVKHLPDVREGFFVDQPT from the coding sequence ATGCTCAGTCCGACACTGCTTCTGCTCCTGATCGTTAGTTTTTTGATCGGCGCCGTGCCGTTTGCGGTGGTCGTTGCCAGGGGGATACGCGGCGTTAACATCCAGCGCTCCGGCAGCGGTAATGCCGGGGCGATGAATACCTTTCGCTCGGTGGGGCCGGTGGCTGGTGTGCTGGTGGCGCTGCTGGATGGCGCGAAGGCTGCTCTGGCGATGTATCTTGGCCTGCGCGTGCTCGGCCCGGAGGCGGCGGCGCTGTGCGGCGCGGCGACGGTGGCCGGGCATTGCTTCTCGCCGTTTCTGATCTTTGCATCGCGGCGCGAGCGTGGCAGCGGCTGGAAGCTGTGGCTGCGACGGTCGGGCGGCAAGGGCCTGGCCTCCGGCATGGCGGTGCTGCTGCTGATCGATTGGCGGCTGGCGCTGATCATAATCGCGATCTTCTTCGTCGCGCTGCTGCTGCTGCGCAAGGATGAAACTTGGCCGTCGATGATCGCGGTCGCCAGCACGACGCCGCTGGTCTGGTGGTGGACGCGCGCCGAGGCGCTGACGGTCGCGGTGCTGCTGGTCAGCATTGTTGTGATTGTCAAGCATCTGCCGGACGTGCGCGAAGGATTCTTCGTCGATCAACCGACCTGA
- the trpA gene encoding tryptophan synthase subunit alpha gives MSRIRSSWEALAAARRRALILYLTVGFPERESALNLVPRLIAAGADMVELGVPFSDPLADGATVQRATERALKNRVNVAYCLETVRLLRERGVQVPLLLMGYLNPLLQYGLERFCVEAQAAGVDGLIIPDLPPEESAELHAACRAHDLDLILFLAPTSTQERIAHVAEQASGFIYCVSLTGITGARAELPAELPAFLARVRAQTQTPLAVGFGISRPEHARQVAQVADGVVVGSALLNVVEQAQDVEAFVRGLRAGVDTEAL, from the coding sequence ATGTCACGAATACGTTCAAGCTGGGAAGCGTTGGCGGCGGCGCGGCGACGTGCGCTGATTTTGTATCTGACGGTCGGCTTTCCTGAGCGCGAGTCGGCGCTTAATCTGGTGCCGCGCCTGATCGCCGCAGGTGCCGATATGGTCGAGCTGGGCGTGCCCTTCTCCGATCCGCTGGCCGACGGCGCTACTGTGCAGCGGGCCACGGAGCGGGCGCTCAAGAACCGTGTCAACGTCGCCTACTGCCTCGAAACGGTGCGGCTGCTGCGCGAGCGCGGCGTTCAGGTGCCGCTGCTGCTGATGGGCTATCTCAACCCGCTGTTGCAGTACGGCCTGGAGCGCTTCTGCGTCGAAGCTCAGGCGGCGGGTGTCGACGGGCTGATCATCCCCGACCTGCCGCCCGAAGAGTCCGCCGAGCTGCACGCGGCCTGTCGCGCCCATGATCTCGATCTGATCCTGTTTCTCGCGCCCACCTCGACCCAGGAGCGGATCGCGCATGTCGCCGAGCAGGCATCGGGCTTTATCTACTGTGTGTCGCTGACCGGCATAACCGGCGCGCGCGCAGAGCTACCCGCCGAGCTGCCAGCGTTTCTGGCGCGGGTGCGCGCCCAGACGCAGACGCCGCTGGCGGTGGGCTTTGGTATCTCGCGGCCTGAGCACGCGCGGCAGGTGGCGCAGGTTGCCGATGGCGTGGTCGTCGGCTCGGCGCTGCTGAACGTGGTCGAGCAGGCGCAGGATGTCGAGGCGTTTGTGCGCGGCCTGCGTGCGGGAGTCGATACGGAGGCACTCTAA
- a CDS encoding S8 family serine peptidase has product MHNRELLQEAQAQGKTTVTLLIASQPGANKTVVSGLAGLGGVVRFRDDDISYIRADVPIAQAQAAAQLNGVEAADLDEVIQLDDPRPEGAVPVTPQPAPGASTPRINAYMPIGDIGAAQFMTANPNWDGRGVTVGIVDTGIDLDHPALRTTTTGERKVVDWVTYTDPFTDNDATWVNMQDQVSGSTFSYQGVTYTAPANASYRIGRFNERDPRLGGEVGSDVNRDGNPTGSSGIFAVLWDTASNNVYVDTNQNNSFADDQAMTDYRVRNDIGTFGTDNPATAVREAMPFVVQTDGKNKVVNIGIVSGAHGSHVAGIVAANGMFGGEMSGAAPGAKLVSVRVCLFISGCTAHALIEGMTWVAKQGNVDVINMSIGGLPALNDGNSARNTLYNRLIEQYNVQMFISAGNSGPGINTIGDPSVASNVLSVGSYISKATWQRNYGSDSAYDDNLHYFTSRGPREDGGFKPNIVAPGSAVSTVPTWQLGGPVAGTFILPPGYAMFNGTSMAAPQAAGAAALLVSAAKQAGVQAQPAQLRQALTSSARLLDTSRFQVFDQGNGLVNVSAAWDLLKTNIKTAAITSSVPVNTLLSGFLRTPGYGQGIYDREGVTIGQSYTREYTFTRTKGSSAPVTYNLSWLGNDGTFSSAGSIALPLNKAAKLLVTINPASAGSHAAILNLDDPSTTGIDYQTMNVVIAAEGFSADNNYTITKTGTVGRNQSLRYFFRIPAGTPAFKVDFSGPSGAAGTGQARFLRWHPYGVGIDSNASTACYIPAAAAGCIATSRTTSNPQAGVWEVTVDARRTSDAAEVPFTLTASILGATVSPNPDVIESAQVNVGVSRSYTFTNLFGAFTGNAAGSSLGSAQIARPTIANGGRQEYQVSVDAGSTSLTARIGNPSDANADLDLYVLKNGVVLGQSSDGDSEEAVTIANPSGTYTIRIDGYAVPAGSTAYDYLDVFANAKFGTIAVTDASALRPAGATWSAPAVVTAKAAPAAGRILLGNVLVRSEGITIGSNEVRVLSVTE; this is encoded by the coding sequence ATGCATAACCGCGAGCTGCTTCAAGAAGCTCAGGCGCAAGGCAAGACGACGGTCACGCTGCTGATCGCCTCGCAGCCGGGCGCGAACAAGACGGTTGTGAGCGGCCTGGCCGGTCTTGGCGGCGTCGTGCGCTTCCGCGATGACGACATCAGCTATATTCGCGCCGACGTTCCTATCGCCCAGGCTCAGGCCGCCGCGCAGTTGAACGGCGTGGAAGCGGCTGACCTCGACGAAGTCATTCAGCTTGACGATCCCCGGCCTGAGGGCGCTGTTCCCGTGACGCCGCAGCCTGCTCCGGGCGCGAGCACCCCCCGCATCAACGCCTACATGCCTATTGGCGACATCGGCGCGGCGCAGTTTATGACCGCCAATCCCAACTGGGACGGTCGTGGCGTGACGGTCGGCATCGTTGATACGGGTATCGACCTCGATCATCCTGCGCTGCGCACCACCACCACCGGCGAGCGCAAGGTTGTCGATTGGGTCACGTACACCGATCCCTTCACCGACAACGATGCGACCTGGGTCAATATGCAGGATCAGGTCAGCGGCAGCACGTTCAGCTATCAGGGCGTGACCTACACCGCACCGGCCAATGCCTCCTACCGCATCGGCCGCTTCAACGAGCGCGATCCACGTCTCGGCGGCGAGGTCGGCAGCGATGTCAACCGCGATGGCAATCCTACCGGCAGCAGCGGTATCTTCGCCGTGCTGTGGGATACCGCCAGCAACAATGTCTATGTTGACACCAACCAGAACAACAGCTTTGCCGATGACCAGGCGATGACCGACTACCGCGTGCGCAACGACATCGGCACCTTCGGCACGGATAATCCGGCGACCGCAGTGCGCGAGGCGATGCCGTTCGTGGTCCAGACCGACGGCAAGAATAAGGTCGTCAACATCGGTATCGTTTCGGGCGCGCACGGCTCGCACGTCGCCGGTATCGTCGCGGCCAACGGCATGTTCGGCGGCGAGATGAGCGGCGCGGCTCCTGGTGCGAAGCTGGTTTCGGTGCGTGTCTGTCTGTTCATCTCCGGCTGTACGGCGCACGCGCTGATCGAGGGCATGACCTGGGTTGCCAAGCAGGGCAACGTCGATGTGATTAACATGTCGATCGGCGGCCTGCCCGCGCTCAACGACGGCAACAGCGCGCGCAACACGCTCTACAACCGCCTGATCGAGCAGTACAACGTCCAGATGTTCATCTCGGCGGGCAACAGCGGCCCTGGTATCAACACCATCGGCGATCCGTCGGTTGCCAGCAACGTGCTCAGCGTCGGCTCGTACATCTCGAAGGCGACATGGCAGCGCAACTACGGCTCCGACTCGGCCTACGACGATAACCTGCACTACTTCACGTCGCGCGGCCCGCGTGAGGATGGCGGCTTCAAGCCCAACATCGTCGCGCCCGGCTCTGCCGTCTCGACGGTTCCCACCTGGCAGCTTGGCGGCCCGGTTGCAGGCACCTTCATTCTGCCTCCAGGCTATGCCATGTTCAACGGCACGTCGATGGCAGCACCTCAGGCGGCAGGCGCGGCAGCGCTGCTGGTCAGCGCGGCCAAGCAGGCAGGTGTGCAGGCGCAGCCCGCGCAGCTCCGCCAGGCGCTCACCTCGTCGGCTCGCTTGCTCGACACCAGCCGGTTCCAGGTCTTCGATCAGGGCAATGGTCTAGTGAACGTCAGCGCGGCCTGGGATCTGCTCAAGACCAACATCAAGACCGCCGCGATCACCTCGTCGGTGCCGGTCAACACCCTGCTGAGCGGCTTCCTGCGCACGCCGGGCTACGGCCAGGGCATCTACGACCGCGAGGGCGTGACGATTGGGCAGAGCTACACCCGCGAGTACACCTTTACCCGCACCAAGGGTAGCTCGGCTCCCGTCACCTACAACCTGAGCTGGCTCGGCAACGACGGCACCTTCAGCTCGGCTGGCTCGATCGCGCTGCCGCTGAACAAAGCGGCCAAGCTGCTCGTGACGATCAATCCGGCCTCGGCAGGCTCGCACGCCGCGATCCTGAACCTGGATGATCCCTCGACCACCGGTATCGACTACCAGACGATGAACGTGGTGATCGCGGCTGAGGGCTTCAGCGCCGACAATAACTACACCATCACCAAGACCGGCACGGTTGGTCGCAATCAGTCGCTGCGCTACTTCTTCCGCATCCCGGCTGGCACTCCTGCCTTCAAGGTGGACTTCTCTGGCCCATCGGGTGCTGCTGGCACCGGCCAGGCGCGCTTCCTGCGCTGGCACCCGTACGGCGTCGGCATCGACTCGAACGCGAGCACGGCGTGCTACATCCCTGCCGCTGCCGCTGGATGCATTGCGACGAGCCGCACGACATCCAATCCGCAGGCGGGTGTGTGGGAAGTCACGGTCGATGCGCGCCGTACGTCGGATGCCGCTGAGGTGCCCTTCACCCTGACGGCCTCGATCCTGGGCGCGACAGTCTCGCCGAACCCGGATGTGATCGAGAGCGCGCAGGTCAACGTAGGCGTCAGCCGCAGCTACACCTTCACCAACCTGTTTGGCGCCTTCACCGGCAACGCCGCAGGATCGAGCCTGGGCAGTGCCCAGATTGCCCGCCCGACGATCGCCAACGGTGGACGCCAGGAGTATCAGGTATCGGTCGATGCAGGCTCGACCTCGCTGACCGCGCGCATCGGCAATCCGTCCGACGCGAACGCTGACCTCGACCTGTACGTCCTCAAGAATGGCGTGGTGCTCGGCCAGTCGTCGGACGGCGACTCCGAGGAGGCGGTGACGATTGCCAACCCGTCGGGTACCTACACCATCCGTATCGATGGCTACGCGGTTCCGGCTGGCAGCACGGCCTACGATTACCTGGACGTGTTCGCTAACGCTAAGTTTGGGACCATTGCCGTGACGGATGCCAGCGCGCTCCGCCCGGCAGGCGCAACCTGGAGCGCTCCGGCGGTGGTGACGGCGAAAGCAGCTCCGGCTGCGGGCCGCATCCTGCTCGGCAACGTCCTCGTCCGCTCGGAAGGCATTACGATCGGCTCGAATGAAGTGCGCGTGCTGAGCGTCACTGAGTAG
- a CDS encoding sialidase family protein gives MYRSHAALKRSIAVLLLLALALPAFAAGDTEVSVGSPSTPFPRNKQNEPAVAVNAANPMILAAGANDNIDLAPCNGSSCPFTDGVGVSGIYFSLDGGMTWVQPTYTGWSARTGTPMVGPIGTLPWFYESGLASDGDPALAFGPRPGPDGSFSWSNGARLYYASLASNFSAEREEFAFKGFEAITVSRTDNPAAAAAGNKNAWMYPVIVTKQNAALFSDKEQIWADNAASSPYFGNVYVCNVGFRSSGRGGAPEPVLFARSSDGGDSWHTRQLSAATNTNQTGGRQGCAIRTDSEGVVYVFWIGTEIQTRDGVQYMARSFDGGQRFERPQVVARVVDVGAFDPAQGRFTFDGIAGARTISFPSVDIANGAPTGADATDRIVLAWPDARNGLNHEEALIQYSDDRGESWSNPVNGAVPSDRPDFPAVAISPDGQDVYLVYMAFLDPWRTNTSDPRRMQGVVRHASSSLTGWSTLHRGAIGDARGSSANGLTSEFLGDYNYVVATRDDATAVWNDVREAAVCAAINEYRQSRLTSSPLPAPAPLVVCPATFGNSDIFGGTYADPTP, from the coding sequence ATGTACCGCTCACACGCAGCCCTGAAGCGTTCGATCGCGGTGCTGCTGCTGCTGGCGCTGGCGCTGCCCGCGTTTGCCGCAGGCGACACCGAGGTTTCAGTAGGCAGCCCCTCAACGCCCTTCCCACGCAACAAGCAAAACGAGCCGGCGGTTGCGGTTAACGCCGCTAATCCGATGATCCTGGCGGCAGGCGCTAACGACAATATCGATCTGGCTCCCTGCAATGGCAGTAGCTGCCCCTTTACCGACGGCGTCGGTGTTTCGGGAATTTACTTCTCGCTGGATGGCGGCATGACCTGGGTCCAGCCGACCTACACTGGCTGGTCGGCGCGCACGGGCACGCCCATGGTTGGGCCGATCGGCACGCTGCCCTGGTTCTACGAGAGCGGCCTGGCATCCGATGGCGATCCCGCGCTGGCATTCGGGCCGCGCCCCGGCCCGGACGGCTCGTTCTCGTGGAGCAACGGCGCGCGGCTGTACTACGCGAGTCTTGCCAGCAACTTTAGCGCCGAGCGCGAGGAATTCGCGTTCAAGGGCTTCGAGGCGATCACCGTTTCGCGCACCGATAATCCGGCGGCGGCGGCGGCGGGCAATAAGAACGCCTGGATGTATCCGGTGATTGTCACGAAGCAAAACGCGGCGCTCTTCTCCGACAAGGAGCAGATCTGGGCCGATAACGCCGCGTCCAGCCCATACTTCGGCAACGTCTACGTCTGCAACGTCGGCTTCCGCAGCAGCGGGCGGGGCGGCGCTCCAGAGCCGGTGCTCTTCGCGCGCTCGTCCGACGGCGGCGATTCCTGGCATACCCGTCAGCTTTCGGCGGCGACCAACACCAACCAGACCGGCGGACGGCAGGGCTGCGCGATCCGCACCGACAGCGAGGGCGTGGTCTATGTCTTCTGGATCGGCACCGAGATCCAGACGCGCGACGGCGTGCAGTACATGGCGCGCTCGTTCGACGGCGGCCAGCGCTTCGAGCGTCCGCAGGTTGTAGCCCGCGTCGTCGATGTTGGCGCGTTCGATCCGGCGCAGGGCCGCTTTACCTTCGACGGTATCGCTGGCGCGCGTACGATATCCTTCCCCAGCGTCGATATTGCCAACGGCGCGCCGACCGGCGCGGACGCGACCGATCGGATCGTGCTGGCGTGGCCGGATGCCCGCAACGGCCTCAACCATGAAGAGGCGCTGATCCAGTACTCCGACGATCGCGGCGAGAGCTGGTCCAACCCGGTGAATGGCGCGGTGCCGAGCGATCGGCCAGACTTCCCCGCCGTCGCGATCTCGCCTGACGGCCAGGATGTCTATCTGGTCTATATGGCCTTCCTCGATCCGTGGCGCACCAACACCAGCGATCCGCGCCGTATGCAGGGCGTAGTCCGTCACGCCAGCAGCAGCCTGACGGGCTGGTCGACGCTCCATCGGGGTGCTATCGGCGATGCGCGCGGATCGAGCGCGAACGGCCTGACCTCTGAGTTCCTGGGCGACTACAACTACGTGGTTGCGACGCGCGACGACGCCACTGCGGTCTGGAACGATGTGCGCGAGGCCGCGGTCTGCGCGGCGATCAACGAGTATCGCCAGTCGCGCCTGACCAGCAGCCCGCTCCCGGCACCCGCGCCGCTGGTCGTCTGCCCTGCCACCTTCGGCAATAGCGATATTTTTGGCGGCACGTATGCCGACCCAACGCCATAG